In the genome of Xanthocytophaga agilis, one region contains:
- the araA gene encoding L-arabinose isomerase: protein MIDLKQYEVWFVTGSQHLYGEETLRQVDEHSKIIADSLNSASQIPVRVVFKPVVKTPDEIYKICQDANVASNCVGIIAWMHTFSPAKMWIGGLKALQKPLLHLHTQFNRDIPWSDIDMDFMNLNQSAHGDREFGFIMSRMRLNRKVVVGHWQQQDVLEKINSWSRVATAKYRMQTMKVVRFGDNMRQVAVTEGDKVEAELKFGFSVNTHGVGDLVKVINQVTDAEINTLIKEYEDTYQLMASLANGGAMRASLVEAARIELGLTAFLKDGGFSAYTNTFEDLHGMRQLPGIASQRLMAAGYGYGGEGDWKTSAMVHIMKVMASGLKGGNSFMEDYTYHFDPANQMVLGAHMLEICPSIASGTVKCEVHPLGIGGKEDPVRLVFNGASGPALNVSLIDMGNRFRLLVNEVEAVEVQQELPKLPVARVLWKPQPDMQTGCAAWIYAGGAHHTVYSQNLTTEYIADFAEMVGVELVVIDKNTELRQLKNELRWSELYYGKL from the coding sequence ATGATTGATTTAAAACAATATGAAGTCTGGTTTGTAACCGGAAGTCAGCACTTGTATGGAGAAGAAACTCTTCGTCAGGTAGATGAGCATTCTAAAATTATTGCAGATTCTCTGAATTCAGCAAGCCAGATACCTGTTCGGGTTGTTTTTAAACCTGTGGTAAAAACACCTGATGAAATCTACAAAATATGTCAGGATGCCAATGTTGCTTCGAATTGTGTGGGCATCATTGCCTGGATGCATACATTCTCACCTGCTAAAATGTGGATTGGTGGCTTGAAAGCTTTACAAAAGCCATTGTTGCACTTACATACACAGTTTAACCGGGATATTCCATGGAGTGATATTGACATGGATTTCATGAACCTGAATCAGTCTGCCCATGGTGACAGAGAGTTTGGGTTCATTATGTCTCGTATGCGACTGAACCGTAAGGTGGTAGTTGGTCACTGGCAGCAGCAGGATGTATTGGAGAAAATCAATAGCTGGAGTCGTGTGGCTACTGCAAAGTACAGAATGCAAACCATGAAAGTGGTACGCTTTGGCGATAACATGCGTCAGGTAGCTGTAACAGAAGGTGATAAAGTAGAAGCTGAACTGAAGTTTGGCTTTTCAGTAAATACGCATGGAGTAGGTGATCTGGTGAAAGTAATCAATCAGGTTACAGATGCTGAGATTAATACACTGATCAAAGAATACGAAGATACCTATCAGTTAATGGCTTCCTTGGCCAATGGTGGAGCTATGCGTGCATCTCTGGTAGAAGCAGCACGTATTGAATTAGGCTTGACCGCATTTTTGAAGGATGGTGGTTTCTCTGCTTACACCAATACATTTGAAGACCTGCATGGCATGCGTCAGTTGCCCGGTATCGCTTCTCAGCGATTAATGGCTGCCGGATATGGATATGGAGGAGAAGGAGACTGGAAAACGTCTGCTATGGTACATATCATGAAGGTGATGGCAAGTGGATTGAAAGGTGGAAACTCTTTTATGGAAGATTATACTTACCACTTTGATCCTGCTAACCAGATGGTATTAGGAGCTCACATGCTGGAAATTTGTCCTTCTATTGCCAGTGGTACAGTAAAATGTGAAGTACACCCACTAGGTATCGGTGGCAAAGAAGATCCTGTGCGGCTGGTATTTAATGGAGCCAGTGGCCCTGCGTTAAATGTCTCTCTGATTGATATGGGCAATCGCTTCCGTTTATTGGTTAATGAAGTAGAAGCTGTTGAAGTACAACAAGAACTACCTAAGTTACCTGTTGCACGAGTATTGTGGAAACCTCAACCCGATATGCAAACAGGTTGTGCTGCCTGGATTTATGCTGGAGGAGCTCACCATACTGTATACAGCCAGAACCTGACCACCGAATACATTGCTGACTTTGCTGAAATGGTCGGAGTAGAACTGGTGGTTATTGATAAGAACACCGAATTGCGCCAACTGAAGAATGAATTACGTTGGAGCGAATTATATTATGGAAAGCTGTAA
- a CDS encoding alpha-N-arabinofuranosidase produces MKKIFLTLVLSITGYWTFAQNQVIINGDLGKTTINKHIYGHFAEHLGRCVYGGFYVGENNTKIPNKNGVRTDVIEALKKMKIPNLRWPGGCFADTYHWKDGIGPKKQRPSMVNAWWGGVTEDNSFGTHDFLDMCEQLGTEPYLAGNVGSGTVKELSDWVQYVNHEGVSPMANLRKENGRDKPWNVHFWGVGNEAWGCGGNMKAEYYANIYRQYATFMSDWSNTSKLFRIASGANSADFNWTEILMRDIPHNMLDGLALHHYSVIDWNKKGPAVNYDEDLYFKTMKQALLMDELIHKHATIMDKYDPKKKVALVVDEWGGWYEVEPGTNPGFLYQQNTMRDAMIAGTTLNIFHKYSDRVRMANLAQTINVLQAVILTNEEKMLLTPTYHVLEMYNVHQDATMLPVDVQTADYTFGNEKLPALSVSASRDKNGVTHISLVNIDPSKSQEISLNLRGMKASGVTGRILTSAKVQDHNTFESPDKVKPAAFKGASIKGDNLKVTLPPISVVVLELK; encoded by the coding sequence ATGAAAAAAATCTTTTTAACACTTGTTTTAAGCATAACTGGATACTGGACTTTTGCTCAGAATCAGGTTATCATTAATGGGGACTTAGGCAAAACGACTATCAATAAACATATTTATGGTCACTTTGCTGAGCATCTGGGACGTTGCGTCTATGGCGGGTTTTATGTAGGCGAAAACAATACAAAAATCCCGAACAAAAACGGTGTCCGTACAGATGTAATTGAGGCGCTGAAAAAAATGAAAATCCCAAACCTACGTTGGCCGGGAGGTTGTTTTGCAGATACATACCACTGGAAAGATGGTATCGGACCTAAAAAACAGCGTCCTTCTATGGTGAATGCCTGGTGGGGTGGGGTTACAGAAGACAACAGCTTTGGTACACATGATTTCCTGGATATGTGTGAGCAGTTAGGTACAGAGCCTTATCTGGCTGGTAATGTAGGAAGTGGAACTGTAAAAGAACTTTCTGACTGGGTTCAGTATGTAAACCATGAAGGCGTAAGTCCTATGGCTAACCTACGTAAAGAGAATGGTCGTGACAAACCTTGGAATGTGCACTTCTGGGGAGTGGGCAATGAAGCCTGGGGATGTGGTGGTAATATGAAAGCTGAATATTATGCTAATATCTATCGCCAGTATGCTACATTCATGAGCGATTGGTCTAATACCAGCAAATTGTTCCGGATTGCTTCTGGTGCTAACTCGGCTGACTTCAACTGGACAGAAATACTGATGCGTGATATTCCACATAACATGCTGGATGGGTTGGCTTTGCACCATTACTCTGTTATTGACTGGAATAAAAAAGGGCCTGCAGTAAATTATGATGAAGATCTATATTTCAAAACCATGAAACAAGCTTTGCTTATGGATGAACTGATTCATAAGCACGCTACCATCATGGATAAGTATGATCCTAAAAAGAAAGTAGCCTTGGTAGTAGATGAATGGGGGGGATGGTATGAAGTAGAGCCGGGAACCAATCCTGGATTTCTATACCAACAGAATACCATGCGTGACGCTATGATTGCAGGTACTACACTGAATATTTTCCACAAATACAGTGATCGGGTACGTATGGCAAACCTGGCGCAAACCATTAATGTGCTTCAGGCTGTCATTCTGACCAATGAAGAAAAAATGTTGCTGACGCCTACATATCATGTATTAGAAATGTACAATGTGCACCAGGACGCAACCATGCTGCCTGTTGATGTACAAACAGCAGATTATACATTCGGAAATGAAAAATTGCCTGCGTTGTCTGTATCTGCTTCCAGAGACAAAAATGGTGTGACCCATATTTCTCTGGTAAATATCGATCCTTCTAAATCGCAGGAAATATCACTGAACTTGCGTGGGATGAAAGCATCAGGTGTAACAGGTCGTATCCTTACTTCTGCGAAGGTGCAGGATCATAACACATTTGAAAGTCCTGATAAAGTAAAACCTGCAGCCTTTAAAGGTGCGTCTATCAAAGGTGATAACCTGAAAGTGACATTGCCTCCGATTTCTGTGGTGGTACTGGAACTGAAATAA
- a CDS encoding sodium/sugar symporter, with product MKLGLETTDYIIFLIYFIIVAAYGYWVYKHKGKQTADSKDFFLAEGSLTWWAIGASIIASNISAEQFIGMSGQAFQLGLAISVYEVVGGFSLIIIAIYFLPMYIRNKIYTMPQFLQMRYDNRLATIMAVFWLFLYILVNLTSIIYLGALSLEKMTGFGFMPCAIFLTVFAVFITLGGMKVIGYTDVIQVVCLVIGGLATTYLALQLLSDKVGTGSGVFEGLSLIKQKADSHMHMIFSPGQYQVHNGKGGMIDAYNQLPGLLMFIVGGQWIVNFNYFGCNQYITQRALGADLTTARSGLLFAAFLKLMMPFIVVLPGLAAYVLFQEQADPAIIKGITESGVVKPDNAYPVLLNLLPVGLKGLAFAALTAAIVASLAGKANSISTIYMLDIHKKFINPNLDEKKTVWLGRVAIVVSFIIALAISPLLKNFGQGFEYIQEYTGFISPGILAIFLLGFFWRKATANAALVAAVLSIPLSTFFKYQFPEIPFLNRMGIVFWICVAVHVTISLIESKGKDNKNALEVNKDWFKTTSSFRLGAAGIFALIILIYTLFW from the coding sequence ATGAAACTCGGACTAGAGACCACCGATTACATTATTTTCCTTATTTATTTCATCATTGTGGCTGCCTATGGTTATTGGGTATATAAACACAAAGGCAAGCAAACAGCTGATTCCAAAGATTTCTTCCTTGCAGAAGGTTCTCTTACTTGGTGGGCAATAGGTGCTTCTATTATCGCTTCCAATATTTCTGCTGAGCAGTTTATTGGTATGAGTGGACAGGCGTTTCAATTGGGGTTGGCTATTTCTGTCTATGAGGTAGTGGGTGGTTTTTCTCTGATCATCATTGCCATTTATTTCCTGCCTATGTATATCCGAAACAAGATATACACCATGCCGCAGTTTCTACAAATGCGGTATGATAATCGTCTGGCTACCATCATGGCAGTATTCTGGTTGTTCTTGTATATCCTTGTAAACCTGACTTCTATCATCTATCTCGGAGCCCTGAGTCTGGAGAAAATGACTGGATTTGGGTTTATGCCTTGTGCTATCTTTCTGACCGTATTTGCTGTATTTATCACACTAGGCGGGATGAAAGTAATCGGATACACAGATGTAATTCAGGTAGTTTGTCTGGTGATAGGCGGGTTAGCAACTACCTATCTGGCCCTGCAGTTGTTGTCTGATAAGGTTGGTACAGGAAGTGGAGTTTTTGAAGGACTGAGCCTGATCAAACAAAAAGCAGATAGCCATATGCATATGATTTTTAGTCCGGGACAATATCAGGTACACAACGGCAAAGGGGGAATGATAGATGCATACAATCAATTGCCTGGCTTACTTATGTTTATTGTAGGAGGACAATGGATTGTAAACTTTAACTATTTTGGTTGTAACCAATATATTACTCAACGGGCATTGGGTGCTGATCTGACTACTGCTCGTAGTGGATTATTATTTGCCGCTTTCCTGAAGCTGATGATGCCTTTTATCGTGGTGCTACCAGGTTTGGCTGCTTACGTGTTGTTCCAGGAACAAGCCGACCCTGCTATTATCAAAGGTATTACAGAAAGTGGAGTAGTAAAGCCTGACAATGCCTATCCAGTGTTGCTGAACCTGTTACCTGTAGGTTTAAAAGGCTTGGCTTTTGCTGCGTTGACTGCTGCGATTGTGGCTTCTTTGGCTGGCAAGGCTAATAGTATTTCTACTATTTATATGCTGGATATTCACAAGAAGTTTATCAATCCGAATCTGGATGAGAAAAAAACTGTCTGGCTGGGAAGGGTAGCTATTGTAGTTTCGTTTATTATTGCATTGGCAATTAGCCCACTGTTGAAAAACTTTGGACAAGGATTTGAATACATACAGGAATATACAGGCTTTATTTCACCAGGCATCTTGGCTATCTTCCTGTTAGGATTCTTCTGGAGGAAGGCTACGGCAAATGCTGCATTGGTAGCCGCTGTACTAAGTATTCCTCTATCAACCTTTTTCAAATATCAGTTTCCGGAAATACCTTTCCTGAATCGGATGGGAATCGTGTTCTGGATCTGTGTAGCTGTTCATGTTACCATTAGCCTGATCGAATCCAAAGGAAAAGACAACAAAAATGCACTGGAGGTAAATAAAGACTGGTTCAAAACCACTTCTTCGTTTCGTTTGGGTGCAGCGGGTATTTTCGCATTAATTATATTGATATATACTTTATTTTGGTAA
- a CDS encoding HAD family phosphatase: protein MTEKKFGLIFDMDGTMVDNMMVHHHAWQKKLAEVGLELTLDEVVANCHGKNDDILVRLFGDKYTFEERDQISSDKEARYREIFLSQLKLVEGLPELLEEAYQAGIPMGVGTAARFENVDYVLDNLNIRHYFKAVVVDRDVTNGKPDPEVFFKVADVLEVPYANCLVFEDSPTGAKTARNAGMKAIILTTTHKAEEFSSISSVMKCVDNYKSINLKEELAKL from the coding sequence ATGACAGAAAAGAAATTCGGACTTATTTTTGATATGGACGGTACAATGGTGGACAATATGATGGTCCACCATCATGCCTGGCAAAAGAAACTGGCAGAAGTGGGATTGGAACTCACGCTGGATGAAGTAGTGGCAAACTGCCACGGCAAAAACGATGATATTCTGGTGCGTTTATTCGGAGATAAATATACCTTTGAAGAACGAGATCAGATATCATCTGATAAAGAAGCCCGCTATAGGGAAATCTTTTTGTCTCAGTTGAAACTGGTAGAGGGATTACCTGAACTGTTGGAAGAAGCATATCAGGCAGGTATACCGATGGGAGTTGGCACAGCTGCCCGTTTTGAAAATGTAGACTATGTGCTGGATAATCTGAATATACGTCATTATTTCAAAGCTGTTGTCGTTGACCGGGATGTAACAAATGGCAAACCTGACCCGGAAGTATTTTTTAAAGTAGCAGACGTGCTGGAGGTACCCTATGCCAATTGTCTGGTATTTGAAGATTCTCCTACAGGTGCTAAAACAGCCCGAAATGCAGGTATGAAGGCTATTATTCTTACTACAACCCATAAAGCTGAGGAATTTTCATCTATCAGTAGTGTGATGAAGTGTGTAGACAATTATAAGTCTATCAATCTAAAAGAAGAACTGGCTAAGCTGTAA
- a CDS encoding L-ribulose-5-phosphate 4-epimerase: protein MSIYQSLKEQVYEANMEIPRQKLAIYTFGNVSGIDRKAGVVGIKPSGVPYDNLKPSDIVIVDLDNQLVEGNMRPSSDTKTHTLLYKHFEHIGGVCHTHSTYAVAWAQAMRPIPNMGTTHADHLVAAVPVTDVMTDEMITGDYELETGNQILNIFKELNLSPEEVEMVLVACHGPFTWGKDPAKAVYNATVLEELAKMAHLTLTINPNTPTIKQTLIDKHYFRKHGKNAYYGQGC, encoded by the coding sequence ATGTCTATTTATCAATCTTTAAAAGAGCAGGTATATGAGGCCAATATGGAGATTCCCAGACAAAAGCTGGCAATCTATACATTTGGCAATGTGAGCGGTATTGATCGCAAAGCAGGTGTAGTTGGTATCAAACCCAGTGGAGTGCCCTATGATAATCTGAAGCCCAGCGATATTGTAATTGTAGATTTGGATAATCAACTGGTAGAAGGAAATATGCGTCCTTCTTCAGATACCAAAACGCATACACTGCTTTACAAACATTTTGAACATATTGGTGGAGTATGTCATACTCATTCAACTTATGCTGTGGCTTGGGCTCAGGCTATGCGTCCTATCCCCAACATGGGAACTACGCATGCTGACCATCTGGTGGCAGCCGTACCAGTGACAGATGTAATGACTGATGAGATGATAACCGGAGATTACGAACTGGAAACAGGTAATCAGATTCTGAATATTTTCAAAGAGTTAAATTTATCTCCAGAAGAAGTAGAAATGGTGTTAGTTGCCTGTCATGGTCCGTTTACCTGGGGAAAAGATCCTGCAAAAGCTGTATATAACGCTACTGTATTGGAAGAGCTGGCTAAGATGGCCCATCTGACACTTACTATCAACCCCAATACACCCACTATCAAACAAACTCTGATCGACAAGCACTACTTCCGTAAACATGGCAAAAACGCCTATTATGGACAAGGTTGTTGA
- a CDS encoding ribulokinase — protein MKDVYVIGLDYGTDSVRALVVHAGTGEVAGTAVHEYKRWKQGAYCDPTISQFRQHPLDYIEGLEETIKGALAKTSEEVRKNVVGISVDTTGSTPVAVDENGTPLALLPEFAENPNGMFILWKDHTANAEAEEINQLAYHWATDFTKYVGGIYSSEWFWAKILRTLRVDASIRSKAYSWVEHCDWISAVLTGNTNPRTLKRSRCAAGHKAMWNDEFEGLPSDEFLVKLDPLLGGLRDRLFDESYTSDVAMGKISPEWAEKLGLSSDVIIGVGAFDAHMGAVGACIEPYSLCKVIGTSTCDILTAPSEEVGHLLIRGICGQVDGSVVPGMLGMEAGQSAFGDIYAWFQRIITKPVRELLGEEVAEKLSQQLIPYLAEQAAKLPVKETDVVSLDWLNGRRTPDANHTLKGAMAGLNLGTDTVRIFKSLVESTAFGSKAIVERFLQEGVAIKQVIAIGGVAKKSPFVMQTLADVLNMPIKVAKSEQTCALGAAMCAAVAAGVYATMEEAQEAMSSGFDAVYEPRPDVSAVYQKLYAKYLQFGHFIEHSYLKKQAEASLTA, from the coding sequence ATGAAAGACGTATATGTTATAGGCCTGGACTATGGTACTGATTCCGTTCGGGCACTGGTTGTACATGCGGGAACGGGAGAGGTGGCTGGTACGGCAGTACATGAGTACAAACGTTGGAAACAGGGAGCATACTGTGATCCAACTATCTCTCAGTTTCGTCAGCACCCATTGGACTACATCGAAGGTTTAGAGGAAACCATTAAAGGGGCTTTGGCTAAGACTTCTGAAGAGGTTCGCAAGAACGTGGTAGGCATCTCTGTCGATACTACAGGATCTACACCTGTAGCCGTAGATGAAAATGGCACTCCGTTGGCTCTATTACCCGAGTTTGCTGAAAATCCCAATGGTATGTTCATTCTATGGAAAGATCATACAGCCAATGCAGAAGCGGAAGAGATAAATCAACTGGCTTATCACTGGGCAACTGATTTTACCAAATATGTAGGTGGTATTTATTCTTCTGAATGGTTCTGGGCAAAGATTCTACGCACATTACGGGTAGATGCAAGTATTCGCTCCAAAGCTTATTCCTGGGTAGAGCATTGTGACTGGATTTCTGCTGTGTTAACAGGAAATACAAATCCTCGTACGTTGAAGCGTTCACGTTGTGCCGCGGGTCACAAAGCTATGTGGAATGACGAATTTGAAGGGTTGCCATCGGATGAATTTTTGGTAAAGCTAGATCCATTGTTGGGAGGACTAAGAGATCGTCTTTTTGATGAATCTTATACTTCAGATGTGGCTATGGGCAAGATATCTCCTGAGTGGGCCGAAAAGCTGGGATTGTCTTCTGATGTTATTATTGGTGTTGGGGCCTTTGATGCTCATATGGGCGCTGTTGGTGCTTGTATTGAACCTTATTCATTGTGTAAAGTAATAGGTACTTCTACGTGTGATATTCTTACTGCTCCTTCGGAAGAAGTAGGCCATTTGTTAATCCGCGGTATCTGTGGGCAGGTAGATGGATCTGTGGTACCAGGTATGCTTGGGATGGAAGCAGGACAATCTGCGTTTGGTGATATTTATGCATGGTTTCAGCGAATCATCACAAAACCTGTTCGTGAGTTATTGGGTGAGGAAGTAGCTGAGAAACTGAGCCAGCAATTGATTCCCTATTTGGCAGAACAGGCTGCTAAATTACCTGTAAAAGAAACAGATGTGGTTTCCCTTGACTGGCTGAATGGACGTCGTACACCCGATGCTAATCATACACTGAAAGGGGCTATGGCTGGCCTGAATCTAGGTACAGATACCGTGCGTATTTTTAAATCTCTTGTAGAATCTACTGCATTTGGGTCAAAAGCTATCGTAGAGAGGTTCCTGCAAGAAGGCGTGGCTATCAAACAGGTAATTGCCATTGGTGGTGTTGCCAAAAAGTCTCCTTTTGTCATGCAGACATTGGCTGATGTGCTGAATATGCCTATTAAGGTTGCTAAATCCGAACAAACCTGTGCATTGGGAGCGGCTATGTGTGCGGCTGTAGCTGCAGGAGTTTATGCAACTATGGAAGAGGCGCAGGAGGCTATGTCGTCGGGTTTTGATGCTGTGTATGAACCTCGTCCGGATGTTTCTGCTGTGTATCAGAAACTATATGCCAAATATCTTCAGTTTGGCCACTTTATTGAGCATTCTTATCTGAAAAAGCAAGCAGAAGCTTCATTGACTGCCTGA
- a CDS encoding alpha-L-arabinofuranosidase C-terminal domain-containing protein, with protein sequence MKKCLFSVWALIVTGTQLFAQSPTVLTVKADKPTATIQPTMWGIFFEDINLGADGGIYAELVKNRSFEFNAPMMGWKEQKEGEAFGSTLVENRLEKGATNPRYIHVTANSDKGKYGLINEGFRGMGIKQGETYDFSVWTRKTDASSLTLHIELINTKGEVIGKADLTPTDKDWKKQSVSLTATATEPKAKLAVWFVGTGNLDLDMISLFPKNTWKQRPNGLRADLVQLLADMKPGFLRFPGGCIVEGRELSTRYQWKKTVGEVQSREMVINRWNTEFKHRPTPDYFQTFGLGFYEYFLLAEDIGAEPLPILNCGMACQFNSAEVVPMSEIDPFIQDALDLIEFANGSTDTKWGKLRADMGHPKPFNLKLLGVGNEQWGPQYLERLPLFTKAIKEKYPTIKLVNSSGTDPNGERFDYLNKNLRSMNVDIIDEHYYRAPDWFLQNAHRYDNYDRNGPKIFAGEYAAQSVATVSPDNKNNWKCALAEAAFMTGLERNADVVHMASYAPLFAHAEGWQWTPDLIWFDNLRSYGTPNYYVQKLYSVHKGTQVVPLVQKNEAVAGQNDLYASSVLDKNTQELVVKIVNTSDKSQTTNVVIESAKKVGKTGKLWILKSENLESVNSFEDPTLVSPAEQSVTLKGKQISLTLAPNSFSVVRVKLS encoded by the coding sequence ATGAAAAAATGCCTGTTCTCTGTTTGGGCTCTTATTGTAACGGGAACGCAACTATTTGCGCAATCGCCAACCGTATTAACTGTAAAAGCTGATAAACCTACTGCAACCATACAACCTACCATGTGGGGGATATTTTTTGAGGATATAAACCTGGGTGCTGATGGGGGGATTTATGCTGAACTTGTCAAAAACCGTTCGTTTGAGTTTAATGCACCGATGATGGGGTGGAAAGAACAAAAAGAAGGAGAGGCTTTTGGCAGTACGTTGGTAGAGAATCGATTGGAGAAGGGGGCAACCAATCCCCGGTATATCCATGTCACTGCCAATTCTGATAAAGGCAAATATGGTTTGATTAACGAAGGGTTTCGCGGAATGGGTATTAAACAAGGAGAAACGTATGACTTTTCTGTATGGACACGGAAAACGGACGCTAGTAGCCTTACTTTGCATATTGAACTAATCAATACAAAAGGAGAGGTAATCGGTAAAGCAGACCTGACTCCTACGGATAAGGACTGGAAAAAACAATCAGTGAGCCTGACCGCTACAGCTACAGAGCCTAAGGCCAAGCTGGCTGTATGGTTTGTTGGGACTGGAAATCTGGATCTGGATATGATCTCCCTGTTTCCAAAAAATACCTGGAAGCAACGCCCCAATGGCTTACGTGCGGATCTGGTGCAGCTACTAGCTGATATGAAACCTGGTTTCCTGCGTTTCCCTGGAGGGTGTATTGTAGAAGGGCGTGAATTATCTACTCGTTACCAATGGAAAAAGACAGTTGGAGAAGTACAGAGTCGGGAGATGGTTATCAATCGCTGGAATACAGAGTTTAAACATCGTCCCACACCTGATTATTTCCAGACATTTGGATTAGGCTTTTATGAGTATTTCCTGCTAGCCGAAGACATTGGAGCAGAACCTTTGCCTATTCTAAATTGTGGTATGGCTTGTCAATTCAACTCTGCAGAGGTAGTACCTATGAGTGAAATTGATCCGTTCATTCAGGATGCACTGGATCTGATAGAATTTGCCAATGGTTCTACAGATACCAAATGGGGCAAGCTGAGAGCTGATATGGGACATCCCAAACCCTTTAATCTGAAGCTTCTGGGTGTTGGCAATGAGCAGTGGGGACCTCAGTATCTGGAACGCCTTCCTCTGTTTACCAAAGCAATCAAAGAAAAATATCCTACTATCAAACTGGTTAATAGTTCAGGTACAGACCCGAATGGGGAACGTTTTGACTACCTGAACAAAAACCTGCGTAGCATGAACGTTGATATTATTGACGAACACTACTATCGTGCTCCTGATTGGTTTTTACAAAATGCTCATCGATATGATAACTATGACCGTAACGGGCCAAAGATTTTTGCAGGAGAATATGCTGCCCAAAGCGTTGCAACAGTAAGTCCTGACAATAAAAATAACTGGAAATGTGCTTTGGCTGAAGCTGCTTTTATGACAGGTCTGGAACGCAATGCGGATGTAGTACATATGGCATCTTATGCACCATTATTTGCCCATGCAGAAGGTTGGCAGTGGACTCCTGATTTGATCTGGTTTGACAATCTACGTTCGTATGGGACACCTAACTATTATGTACAGAAGCTATATTCTGTTCATAAAGGAACACAGGTAGTACCATTGGTACAGAAAAACGAAGCTGTTGCTGGGCAGAATGATCTATATGCTTCTTCTGTCTTGGATAAAAATACACAGGAATTGGTTGTGAAGATTGTAAACACTTCTGACAAATCTCAAACAACCAACGTGGTTATTGAGAGTGCTAAAAAGGTAGGGAAAACCGGAAAACTTTGGATACTAAAAAGTGAAAATCTGGAAAGTGTTAACTCATTTGAAGACCCAACGCTGGTAAGTCCTGCCGAACAATCTGTGACATTGAAAGGAAAACAGATAAGCCTGACACTGGCACCAAATTCATTCTCTGTAGTAAGAGTGAAATTGAGTTAA
- a CDS encoding NUDIX hydrolase yields MTRYNHPTRILVALDCIIFGFDGEFLKLLLIKRNFEPEKGKWSLMGGFLNEEEDLEVAAARILYELTGLRDIYVEQLQTFGKVDRDPVERTVSVGFFALINIDDHDPEAVKAHNAYWISLNDIPELIFDHAKMVELARERLRYKAALHPLGFELMPEKFTIPQLQKLYEAIYGMTLDRRNFSRKLLSTGLLIDTGEKNENSATKKATLYKLNREKYQDKFHEFWNFMPDTFLI; encoded by the coding sequence ATGACAAGATACAACCACCCTACACGCATACTGGTAGCTCTTGATTGTATCATTTTTGGTTTTGATGGTGAGTTTCTCAAGTTATTGCTCATCAAAAGAAATTTTGAGCCGGAGAAAGGAAAATGGTCGCTGATGGGTGGATTTTTGAACGAAGAAGAAGATCTGGAAGTAGCAGCTGCCCGTATTTTATATGAACTAACAGGGTTACGGGATATTTATGTGGAGCAACTACAAACTTTTGGAAAGGTAGACAGAGACCCTGTAGAACGGACTGTTTCGGTAGGTTTCTTTGCACTGATTAATATTGATGATCATGACCCCGAAGCAGTAAAAGCACACAATGCATACTGGATTAGTTTAAATGATATACCTGAACTTATCTTTGATCATGCCAAAATGGTTGAGCTTGCCCGAGAACGTTTACGATACAAAGCTGCTTTGCATCCTCTGGGCTTTGAACTCATGCCAGAAAAATTTACAATTCCTCAGTTACAAAAACTTTACGAAGCTATTTATGGAATGACATTGGATCGGCGCAATTTTAGCCGTAAACTTTTGTCAACAGGTTTATTGATCGATACAGGAGAGAAAAACGAAAATTCTGCTACAAAAAAAGCAACACTCTATAAATTAAACAGAGAGAAATACCAGGATAAGTTTCATGAGTTCTGGAATTTCATGCCAGATACTTTTCTGATTTGA